One stretch of Acropora muricata isolate sample 2 chromosome 12, ASM3666990v1, whole genome shotgun sequence DNA includes these proteins:
- the LOC136892327 gene encoding integrase/recombinase xerD homolog: MMLMLSKFNVLQSGIWREANSLVDPSLRRLVPNLLHLQLESRAPSTVQKYRSGWQRWRQWAASKVAVQIIPAKPLHVALFISELTVISVSNNTGISSIESVLYGIKWGHSLAGIVDCPTSHPLVKSSLEGARRKLARPVQPKEPLSVDTVCGIADHYISSSSLAVIRFLFILLVGFAGFFRMDEIRNFSVNDVSICSEYMSVFVPKRKNDQYRDGHTSLLARSHKATCPVSITERLLKLLPLSSESSSPLVRRIVKSKSKEYFHVSKGISYTTLREEFRKYVKPFVNDIAKYGTHSIKSGAASNPACKNISADLLDMHAGWKCATSKHRYIKRSVNDRLKVSRSIAL, translated from the coding sequence aCGTTCTACAATCGGGGATTTGGCGTGAAGCAAACTCTTTGGTCGATCCATCTTTGCGTAGGCTTGTTCCGAACCTTCTCCATTTACAGTTGGAGTCCAGGGCTCCTTCCACCGTGCAGAAATACAGATCCGGGTGGCAGAGGTGGCGTCAGTGGGCAGCTTCTAAGGTTGCCGTTCAAATTATTCCAGCAAAGCCTCTGCATGTTGCGCTCTTTATTAGCGAGCTTACTGTAATCTCAGTTAGCAATAATACGGGGATATCTTCTATAGAGTCAGTTCTTTACGGCATTAAGTGGGGTCATAGTCTGGCCGGGATTGTGGATTGCCCTACTAGTCACCCCCTTGTTAAGTCATCCTTAGAGGGCGCTAGAAGGAAGCTTGCACGTCCAGTTCAGCCCAAAGAGCCTTTATCCGTTGACACAGTTTGTGGGATCGCTGATCATTATATTTCTAGTAGTTCTCTCGCTgttattcgttttcttttcattctctTGGTCGGCTTCGCTGGGTTTTTCCGTATGGACGAAATTCGTAATTTTTCTGTTAATGATGTCTCTATTTGCAGTGAATACATGTCAGTTTTCGTTCCGAAACGCAAGAATGATCAGTATAGGGATGGGCATACATCCCTCCTGGCAAGGTCTCATAAGGCTACTTGCCCAGTTTCTATTACCGAGCGGTTACTCAAGCTTCTTCCTTTATCTAGTGAGTCATCCTCCCCACTCGTTAGGCGAATTGTTAAATCCAAGTCTAAGGAGTATTTTCATGTTTCTAAAGGCATTTCTTACACGACACTTAGAGAGGAATTTAGGAAATACGTTAAGCCATTTGTAAACGACATTGCAAAGTACGGCACGCACAGTATCAAATCCGGCGCCGCATCAAATCCTGCGTGTAAGAATATATCCGCTGATCTGCTGGACATGCATGCCGGCTGGAAATGCGCCACTTCGAAGCACAGATACATTAAGCGCTCTGTTAATGATCGCTTAAAAGTTTCTCGATCTATTGCTCTTTAG